A genomic stretch from Solanum stenotomum isolate F172 chromosome 8, ASM1918654v1, whole genome shotgun sequence includes:
- the LOC125874713 gene encoding uncharacterized protein LOC125874713 gives MEPSAFYATEKDATAMYSTRSSGPGQSSGSGGHQYQRKHCDFCNMKGHTRADCYKLQKCEHCLQKGHVKENCYKLIGYPENFKGKKRANVATHPLAGLNLGYNHGPQATEHGVGVGPAPALTQHQYNQIVQMLNKCSIGDTGANMGGNSNYAANTASANTAGTSFSHIDDSVKWVVDTGATNHMIGDKSVLHTGTSIDDAGKVQLPTGESANISHIGNCQLSGGDFIKNVLCVPTFKFNLLSVSKLTKELQCCAVFFPDFCLFQDLSSGKVREIGKEQDGLYVMY, from the coding sequence ATGGAACCCTCAGCTTTTTATGCTACAGAAAAGGATGCCACAGCTATGTATTCAACCAGAAGTTCAGGACCAGGACAATCATCTGGTTCGGGAGGTCATCAATATCAGAGGAAACATTGTGATTTCTGCAATATGAAGGGTCATACTAGGGCTGATTGTTACAAATTGCAGAAGTGTGAACATTGCTTGCAGAAGGGACATGTTAAGGAGAATTGCTATAAACTAATTGGCTATCCAGAGAACTTCAAAGGAAAGAAAAGAGCCAATGTTGCCACACATCCTCTTGCAGGGTTAAACTTAGGATATAATCATGGGCCTCAAGCTACAGAACATGGTGTGGGAGTAGGACCTGCACCTGCTCTTACTCAGCATCAGTACAATCAGATTGTCCAAATGTTGAACAAATGCTCCATAGGTGATACAGGTGCAAACATGGGAGGAAATTCCAACTATGCTGCTAACACTGCAAGTGCTAACACTGCAGGTACATCCTTCTCTCATATTGATGATAGTGTGAAATGGGTTGTTGATACTGGAGCCACTAATCATATGATAGGTGATAAGTCTGTGTTACACACTGGTACATCAATAGATGATGCAGGGAAGGTTCAATTACCAACAGGAGAATCTGCAAATATATCTCACATAGGGAACTGTCAATTGTCAGGAGGTGATTTCATTAAGAATGTGTTGTGTGTGCCAACATTTAAATTCAATCTTTTGTCTGTGTCCAAGCTGACAAAAGAATTGCAATGTTGCGCTGTGTTCTTCCctgatttttgtttatttcagGATCTCTCATCTGGGAAGGTGAGGGAGATTGGTAAGGAACAAGATGGATTATATGTAATGTACTAA